Proteins co-encoded in one Ziziphus jujuba cultivar Dongzao chromosome 9, ASM3175591v1 genomic window:
- the LOC107426703 gene encoding phosphoglycerate mutase-like protein 1 isoform X3, producing the protein MDSGAGPSLFPLHRCKTIHLVRHGQGIHNVDGEKNYKSYLKPEYFDAELTPLGWQQVDNLRKHVRACGLYKKIDLVITSPLLRTMQTAVGVFGGEGYTDRLDVVPLMVANAADSGRAAISSLDSPPIIALELCREHLGVHPCDKRRNISDYQFLFPAIDFSLVESNEDILWKANVRETKEEVAARGLQFLNWLWTRKEKEIAIVTHRGFLFHTLTAFGNDCHPLVKKEICRSFTNCELRSMVLVDRSMTGSDSSTTDYPGKVPYGVDLPSDVANENFEKENP; encoded by the exons ATGGATAGTGGGGCAGGTCCCAGTTTGTTTCCTTTGCACCGATGCAAAACTATTCACCTG GTCAGGCATGGACAAGGCATCCACAATGTAGACGGAGAAAAGAACTACAAATCATACCTGAAACCTGAATATTTTGATGCAGAGCTTACGCCACTGGGCTGGCAGCAG GTTGATAATTTGCGTAAGCATGTTCGTGCATGTGGGCTTTACAAGAAGATTGATCTAGTTATTACATCACCTTTGCTAAG GACCATGCAAACGGCTGTTGGAGTATTTGGAGGTGAGGGCTATACGGATAGATTGGATGTGGTGCCACTGATGGTGGCAAATGCAGCAGATAGTGGACGTGCTGCAATTTCTAGTCTTGATTCCCCTCCAATCATTGCTCTAGAGCTTTGCCGTGAACATTTG GGAGTTCATCCTTGTGATAAGAGAAGGAATATCAGTGACTATCAGTTTCTATTTCCAGCAATTGATTTTTCGCTG GTAGAAAGCAACGAGGATATACTGTGGAAGGCCAATGTTAGAGAGACGAAGGAAGAAGTTGCAGCGAGGGGATTGCAATTCTTAAATTG GTTGTGGACTAGGAAAGAGAAGGAGATAGCAATTGTTACCCATCGCGGGTTCTTGTTTCATACACTAACTGCATTTGGAAATGACTGTCATCCTCTTGTGAAGAAAGAAATCTGTAGGAG CTTCACCAATTGTGAGCTTCGCTCTATGGTCCTCGTAGACAGAAG CATGACAGGATCAGATTCCTCAACAACTGATTATCCAGGAAAGGTTCCTTATGGTGTGGATCTCCCTAGTGACGTTGCAAATGAGAATTTTGAGAAAGAAaacccttaa
- the LOC107426703 gene encoding phosphoglycerate mutase-like protein 1 isoform X1, producing the protein MAISLNIIFASPSSHNHTTSCIRFLSSSTALRSQSPSPVLALFCSSIFAPVADMDSGAGPSLFPLHRCKTIHLVRHGQGIHNVDGEKNYKSYLKPEYFDAELTPLGWQQVDNLRKHVRACGLYKKIDLVITSPLLRTMQTAVGVFGGEGYTDRLDVVPLMVANAADSGRAAISSLDSPPIIALELCREHLGVHPCDKRRNISDYQFLFPAIDFSLVESNEDILWKANVRETKEEVAARGLQFLNWLWTRKEKEIAIVTHRGFLFHTLTAFGNDCHPLVKKEICRSFTNCELRSMVLVDRSMTGSDSSTTDYPGKVPYGVDLPSDVANENFEKENP; encoded by the exons ATGGCTATTAgccttaatattatatttgccaGTCCTAGCAGTCACAATCATACCACTTCTTGCATTAGGTTCCTCTCTTCTTCCACTGCCTTGAGATCCCAATCCCCATCTCCTGTCCTTGCTCTTTTCTGCTCCTCTATATTCGCCCCTG TTGCAGATATGGATAGTGGGGCAGGTCCCAGTTTGTTTCCTTTGCACCGATGCAAAACTATTCACCTG GTCAGGCATGGACAAGGCATCCACAATGTAGACGGAGAAAAGAACTACAAATCATACCTGAAACCTGAATATTTTGATGCAGAGCTTACGCCACTGGGCTGGCAGCAG GTTGATAATTTGCGTAAGCATGTTCGTGCATGTGGGCTTTACAAGAAGATTGATCTAGTTATTACATCACCTTTGCTAAG GACCATGCAAACGGCTGTTGGAGTATTTGGAGGTGAGGGCTATACGGATAGATTGGATGTGGTGCCACTGATGGTGGCAAATGCAGCAGATAGTGGACGTGCTGCAATTTCTAGTCTTGATTCCCCTCCAATCATTGCTCTAGAGCTTTGCCGTGAACATTTG GGAGTTCATCCTTGTGATAAGAGAAGGAATATCAGTGACTATCAGTTTCTATTTCCAGCAATTGATTTTTCGCTG GTAGAAAGCAACGAGGATATACTGTGGAAGGCCAATGTTAGAGAGACGAAGGAAGAAGTTGCAGCGAGGGGATTGCAATTCTTAAATTG GTTGTGGACTAGGAAAGAGAAGGAGATAGCAATTGTTACCCATCGCGGGTTCTTGTTTCATACACTAACTGCATTTGGAAATGACTGTCATCCTCTTGTGAAGAAAGAAATCTGTAGGAG CTTCACCAATTGTGAGCTTCGCTCTATGGTCCTCGTAGACAGAAG CATGACAGGATCAGATTCCTCAACAACTGATTATCCAGGAAAGGTTCCTTATGGTGTGGATCTCCCTAGTGACGTTGCAAATGAGAATTTTGAGAAAGAAaacccttaa
- the LOC107426703 gene encoding phosphoglycerate mutase-like protein 1 isoform X2, producing MAISLNIIFASPSSHNHTTSCIRFLSSSTALRSQSPSPVLALFCSSIFAPDMDSGAGPSLFPLHRCKTIHLVRHGQGIHNVDGEKNYKSYLKPEYFDAELTPLGWQQVDNLRKHVRACGLYKKIDLVITSPLLRTMQTAVGVFGGEGYTDRLDVVPLMVANAADSGRAAISSLDSPPIIALELCREHLGVHPCDKRRNISDYQFLFPAIDFSLVESNEDILWKANVRETKEEVAARGLQFLNWLWTRKEKEIAIVTHRGFLFHTLTAFGNDCHPLVKKEICRSFTNCELRSMVLVDRSMTGSDSSTTDYPGKVPYGVDLPSDVANENFEKENP from the exons ATGGCTATTAgccttaatattatatttgccaGTCCTAGCAGTCACAATCATACCACTTCTTGCATTAGGTTCCTCTCTTCTTCCACTGCCTTGAGATCCCAATCCCCATCTCCTGTCCTTGCTCTTTTCTGCTCCTCTATATTCGCCCCTG ATATGGATAGTGGGGCAGGTCCCAGTTTGTTTCCTTTGCACCGATGCAAAACTATTCACCTG GTCAGGCATGGACAAGGCATCCACAATGTAGACGGAGAAAAGAACTACAAATCATACCTGAAACCTGAATATTTTGATGCAGAGCTTACGCCACTGGGCTGGCAGCAG GTTGATAATTTGCGTAAGCATGTTCGTGCATGTGGGCTTTACAAGAAGATTGATCTAGTTATTACATCACCTTTGCTAAG GACCATGCAAACGGCTGTTGGAGTATTTGGAGGTGAGGGCTATACGGATAGATTGGATGTGGTGCCACTGATGGTGGCAAATGCAGCAGATAGTGGACGTGCTGCAATTTCTAGTCTTGATTCCCCTCCAATCATTGCTCTAGAGCTTTGCCGTGAACATTTG GGAGTTCATCCTTGTGATAAGAGAAGGAATATCAGTGACTATCAGTTTCTATTTCCAGCAATTGATTTTTCGCTG GTAGAAAGCAACGAGGATATACTGTGGAAGGCCAATGTTAGAGAGACGAAGGAAGAAGTTGCAGCGAGGGGATTGCAATTCTTAAATTG GTTGTGGACTAGGAAAGAGAAGGAGATAGCAATTGTTACCCATCGCGGGTTCTTGTTTCATACACTAACTGCATTTGGAAATGACTGTCATCCTCTTGTGAAGAAAGAAATCTGTAGGAG CTTCACCAATTGTGAGCTTCGCTCTATGGTCCTCGTAGACAGAAG CATGACAGGATCAGATTCCTCAACAACTGATTATCCAGGAAAGGTTCCTTATGGTGTGGATCTCCCTAGTGACGTTGCAAATGAGAATTTTGAGAAAGAAaacccttaa
- the LOC107426728 gene encoding protein trichome birefringence-like 12 — protein sequence MPPKLISPLFPWLIFLTLVFIFLYSSLLPFHSSFSSSRPPSNKIRTFSPCDFFKGRWILDPSRKPMYDETCPFHRNAWNCLRNKRDNMDRINSWKWVPATCDLPRIDPFRFLGMMRNRNIGFVGDSLNENFLASFLCILRVADVGAKKWKKKGAWRGAYFPKFNVTVAYHRAVLLAKYEWQPKDPSVGEQDGLEGIYRVDVDTPADDWAHIADFYDVLIFNSGHWWGSDKFPKEKPLVFYHAGQQIHPPLEMLDGFKVVVENMVSYIRKHLPHKTLKFWRLQSPRHFYGGEWNENGSCLFNDPLEELQLDLWFDPRNNGVNKEARVLNQMIGDTLKGTDIQLLDLTYLSEFRADAHPATWLGRKDAVEIWGQDCMHWCLPGVPDTWVDIVSELIRIGLETG from the exons ATGCCTCCTAAGCTAATCTCACCTCTCTTTCCATGGCTCATCTTCTTGACACTGGTTTTCATCTTCCTTTACTCTTCACTCCTCCCATTtcactcttctttttcttcttcaagacCACCATCCAACAAGATCAGAACTTTTTCCCCGTGCGATTTCTTCAAAGGACGTTGGATTCTGGACCCAAGTCGAAAACCCATGTACGATGAGACCTGCCCGTTTCACAGAAATGCCTGGAACTGCTTGAGAAACAAGAGGGATAATATGGATAGGATTAATTCTTGGAAATGGGTGCCTGCAACTTGTGATTTGCCACGGATCGACCCGTTTCGGTTTCTGGGTATGATGAGGAATAGGAATATTGGGTTCGTTGGTGACTCTTTGAATGAGAATTTCTTGGCTTCTTTCTTGTGCATTCTTAGAGTGGCTGATGTGGGTGCAAAGAAGTGGAAGAAGAAAGGGGCCTGGAGAGGAGCTTATTTTCCCAAGTTCAATGTCACTGTCGCTTACCATCGGGCTGTATTGCTCGCCAAATATGA GTGGCAGCCCAAGGATCCTTCAGTGGGTGAGCAAGATGGATTGGAAGGGATTTATCGGGTAGATGTCGATACTCCTGCTGATGATTGGGCTCACATAGCTGATTTCTATGATGTCCTTATTTTCAATTCTGGCCACTG GTGGGGTTCTGATAAATTCCCAAAAGAGAAACCTCTTGTGTTCTATCATGCGGGTCAACAAATACATCCTCCCCTTGAGATGTTGGATGGATTTAAAGTAGTTGTTGAGAATATGGTCTCATACATACGAAAACACTTGCCTCACAAGACCCTCAAGTTTTGGCGTTTACAGTCACCAAGACATTTCTATGGTGGTGAGTGGAATGAAAATGGCAGTTGCTTGTTCAATGATCCTCTTGAAGAGCTCCAG CTTGACTTGTGGTTTGATCCCAGAAATAATGGAGTGAATAAGGAAGCAAGAGTGCTGAACCAGATGATTGGAGATACATTAAAAGGAACAGATATTCAATTGCTCGACCTGACTTATTTAAGTGAATTCAGAGCAGATGCCCATCCAGCAACCTGGTTGGGAAGGAAAGATGCAGTGGAAATCTGGGGCCAGGACTGCATGCATTGGTGCTTACCTGGTGTCCCCGACACTTGGGTCGACATTGTATCAGAACTCATCCGTATTGGGTTGGAGACAGGGTGA
- the LOC107426731 gene encoding uncharacterized protein LOC107426731: protein MALKIILLYPEFSQRPRIFHSLSFQSSTFFSNRAKTLAQCSKKKINNGGLASDLAKEVARMNSVLVQREEAMEKSRELLFRELCEYLNLKAEEVKKRWGKMDDEEKWALAKGFLSEWGASFHPLSARSVKELVEEYLRKEDPSPKSSSSSSSSSSSALFPTLKKIMGFSQNE from the coding sequence ATGGCTCTAAAAATTATTCTCCTGTACCCAGAATTTTCCCAACGCCCTCGAATATTCCATTCCCTTTCTTTCCAGTCCTCGACCTTTTTCAGTAACAGAGCCAAAACCCTAGCCCAATGCTCCAAAAAGAAGATCAACAATGGAGGGTTGGCTTCGGATTTGGCCAAAGAGGTGGCGAGGATGAACAGTGTTCTGGTGCAGAGAGAGGAAGCAATGGAGAAGAGCAGAGAGCTGCTGTTCAGGGAGCTGTGTGAGTACCTAAACCTCAAGGCAGAGGAGGTTAAGAAGAGGTGGGGGAAGATGGATGACGAAGAGAAGTGGGCTTTGGCTAAAGGGTTTCTTTCAGAGTGGGGTGCGAGTTTTCATCCACTTTCGGCAAGGTCTGTCAAAGAGTTGGTTGAAGAATATTTACGTAAAGAAGACCCTTCTccaaaatcttcttcttcttcttcttcttcttcttcttctgctctGTTTCCtactttaaagaaaataatgggATTTTCACAAAACGAATAG
- the LOC107426729 gene encoding protein RMD5 homolog, whose product MELNTIKDAFDRVVKKQKLSSSKSHEVIDHVGQEIEQALAKFLSTHDSTSSIDQKSILAELKLKLNAISPVQQFEGSQKELNQNLSKYPKLLERSFNPDISKAYRNVDFDFHIVNQIIANHFYQQGLFDLGDSIIYEAGEHEATVLKSQFLEMYQILESMRVKNLEPALNWVSANREKLKQNGSHLELKLHSLQYMEILQNGTQADALNYAKTYLAPFAFLYKEEIMKLMGCLAFRGRLASSPYSELMSPTHWEKSTDELIQQFCRLLGQSCKSPLSVAITAGFEGLPTLLKLANVMAAKKQEWQAMKQLPVPVELSKEYQFHSIFVCPVSRDQGSEENPPMLMPCLHVLCKQSIMKLSKSSTRTFKCPYCPAEASVAQCRQLYF is encoded by the coding sequence atggagctgaatacCATCAAAGATGCATTTGACCGTGTTGTTAAGAAGCAAAAGCTTTCATCTTCAAAATCTCATGAAGTAATTGATCATGTTGGCCAGGAAATTGAGCAGGCACTTGCAAAGTTCTTGTCAACTCATGACTCTACTTCATCCATTGATCAGAAGTCCATTCTTGCAGAGCTTAAACTCAAGCTTAATGCAATTAGCCCAGTCCAGCAGTTTGAAGGTTCCCAAAAGGAACTGAACCAAAACCTTAGCAAGTACCCTAAACTCCTTGAAAGATCCTTCAATCCTGACATATCCAAGGCATACAGAAATGTTGACTTTGACTTCCATATAGTGAATCAGATAATTGCAAACCATTTTTACCAGCAAGGcttgtttgacctaggagataGCATAATATATGAGGCTGGAGAACACGAGGCAACTGTGCTAAAATCTCAGTTTTTGGAAATGTATCAGATACTTGAGTCCATGAGGGTTAAGAACCTTGAACCTGCTCTGAACTGGGTCTCTGCTAACCGTGAAAAGCTGAAGCAGAATGGTTCCCATCTTGAGCTTAAACTTCATAGTCTGCAGTACATGGAGATACTACAGAACGGAACCCAAGCTGACGCACTTAACTATGCCAAAACTTACCTTGCTCCTTTTGCTTTTCTTTACAAGGAAGAGATCATGAAGCTTATGGGTTGTCTTGCATTTCGAGGAAGGCTTGCTAGTTCTCCTTACTCTGAGTTGATGTCCCCAACCCATTGGGAGAAATCAACGGATGAGCTGATTCAGCAATTCTGCCGTCTCCTCGGGCAGTCCTGCAAAAGCCCATTGAGTGTGGCAATAACCGCTGGATTCGAAGGGCTGCCTACGCTATTAAAGTTGGCAAATGTAATGGCTGCGAAGAAGCAGGAATGGCAAGCAATGAAGCAGTTGCCAGTTCCTGTAGAATTGAGCAAGGAATATCAGTTCCATTCCATATTTGTCTGTCCTGTAAGCAGAGAccaaggaagtgaagagaatcCACCCATGTTGATGCCATGTTTGCATGTTCTTTGCAAGCAATCAATCATGAAGCTCTCAAAGAGCAGCACACGCACATTTAAATGTCCATACTGTCCAGCAGAAGCTTCAGTTGCCCAGTGCAGGCAGCTATATTTCTGA